In Lytechinus variegatus isolate NC3 chromosome 12, Lvar_3.0, whole genome shotgun sequence, a single window of DNA contains:
- the LOC121424858 gene encoding golgin subfamily A member 7-like isoform X2 has protein sequence MANSQNIAMENITRQLQGKVFIQRDYSEGTGVKFQTKLPQELIDRIDQTRFEFTINKLNEFYAEAERLGARTYCESCLACLTAYTVLVCMTTHYDKCVKKAGLFIQQQNDEIYAPRGLVITDPFTRGLRVIEITVYATDT, from the exons AATATAGCCATGGAGAACATCACAAGGCAACTCCAAGGCAAGGTGTTCATTCAACGAGACTACTCTGAAGGCACAGGAGTTAAATTCCAGACGAAGCTTCCTCAAGAACTCATCGATCGG ATTGATCAAACCAGGTTCGAGTTCACCATCAACAAACTGAACGAGTTTTATGCAGAGGCTGAGAGGTTAGGTGCAAGGACTTACTGTGAAAGCTGCCTCGCATGTTTGACAGCCTACACAGTACTTGTCTGTATGACTACACATTATGATAAG TGTGTAAAAAAGGCAGGACTATTCATACAGCAGCAGAATGATGAAATCTATGCTCCACGAGGTTTGGTCATCACAGACCCGTTTACACGGGGACTCAGGGTT ATCGAGATCACGGTATATGCCACAGACACATGA